In Candidatus Hydrogenedentota bacterium, the DNA window GCCGATGGTGACGCCGGGCATGACGTAGGCGCGGCCGCCGATGTAGGCGTTGTCGCAGACGGTGATGGGCTCGGTGACGTGGGGGGTGAGGCGCCAGTGGACGTCGGTGCCCTGGAAGAGGTGGTTGGTGTCGCGGAGGACGCAGTGGGGGCCGATGAAGACGCCATTGCCGATGTGGAGGTTGCTGTTGCTGAGGAGGAGGGCGTAGTCGCCGATCTCGACGTTGTCGCCGAGGACGATGACGCCGCCCTTGTGGGTGCGGAAGACGAGGTTGTTGCCGAAGCAGCAGCCGGACCCGGCCTCCACCCTGCCCT includes these proteins:
- a CDS encoding acyltransferase, producing the protein MSLTDWIIGMREKRLRKKFAVLGDGARFLGLQTEIKGRVEAGSGCCFGNNLVFRTHKGGVIVLGDNVEIGDYALLLSNSNLHIGNGVFIGPHCVLRDTNHLFQGTDVHWRLTPHVTEPITVCDNAYIGGRAYVMPGVTIGADAVVGPASVVTKDVPPGEMWAGSPARLIAHRTDPSKRAKFKRDLELAALFGLDTAAEDPAGGQE